The nucleotide sequence GGACGATATGGAGGAGATGAATTTTTCTTGATCTTTTTAGAGAAGAAAGATTCTGAAGTGGATAAAATATTGGAAAAAATCCGTAGTGATATATTTAATCTAATTTTAAAGATCGATGAAAAAGAGATTAAGGTGACTATAAGTTTAGGAGTCGCAAGATCTGCAAATCAGATGAAAGAATCAGAGGATATGATAGTAGAAGCTGACCTGGCTTTATATAAAGCCAAGGTAAACGGAAGAAACAGGATAGAAAGATATAATAAAAAAATGGAAGTTTAAACTTCCATTTTTTATTATTATAATATTATTTAAAAATCATCTAAAAATACTTCTGGTTCAGAATTTTTTTCTGAATTTGAATTTCCCATAGAATCTTTAGGTTCTATATCTTCTGTTTTTGCCACTTCATCTACAGGTTTAACTTCAACTTCAGTTTTTTCAACTTTAGGTGTCTCTTCGACTACAGTAACAGGAGGTTTAGCGATGTCTAAGTATTCGTTAGAGACTTTATTGATAGCTCCGTCTAAGTCATCGATAATAGCCTGAAGGTGGATAACAAAGATCTCCTTTACTTTTTCAGGAACTCTGTTTTTATCTATAGCTAAAACAATAAATTCCTTCCCTTCGTTATTCCAAGAGTTTGCCGTAACAGCCTCTTTTATCAATTTTGATGAAACAAGATTGGCTAGATCTTCAATGGTATTTTTAGAGATTACGATGTTTTTAGTATGAACCTCATTAAAAAATGAATTTAATACATTTGTAGTTTCGTTAAAAATTTGTTTCTTTAAATATGTTTCTGCCTGTTCTTTTGCTTTCATCTTAGCTACGGCAGTCCCGCTTTCATTAATCTTATAACTGCCCATGGCGAATAATTGTGTTTCTTCCTGAACATTAAAATTAGATCTTTCTACCTCGGTATATGTAGGAGTGCTCGTAAATGTATCTTGAATATTTGTACACGCTCCTAAAGATAGGATTAATCCAGAGAGAAAAATCATCTTTAATTTATTTTTCATAAAAGCCTCCTAAAAATTTATTATCAATAAAGTATATAATTCTAATCTTTAAATGTCAATCTCTCTAATGATATAAAGGGGAAAAGATAGAGATACAAAAAAAGTGAAAAATAGTGTATAATAACAGTTGTAATTATATTATATATCTATATTTTTTCTTGTGGGGTGAAAGAAAAAAGCTAAAAAAAATGACTTATTCTGCAAAAAAGATACTTTTTTTGTTTTGAGTAAAAATTAAACAAGATTATATGGTAAAATAACAATAATGACGCAATGGGAAGATTGCAATAATATATAAAATCTAGTAAAATTTATATTAGGCGTAAAAGTCTTATGTTTAGTTTTACTAACTAGGAGGAGTGAAGTTAATGGGTATTTTCTCTATTAATAAAAAAAAATACGCTACATTGAAAATTGAGAAAAAAAAGGAAGATAAAAAGGTTGAACCTAAAAAGGTGGAGCCAAATATAACAGGGTCAGGATTATGGGTTAAGTGCCCAGGGTGTAATGAAATAATTTACAAAAAAGACATCAAAAAAAATGAGATGAGATGTCCAAATTGTGACAACTACTTTAAGATGAGTGGAAAACAAAGGATAGAATTACTGATTGATAAGGATACTTTTGAGGAATTCGACGTAGATTTATTTACAAAAGATCCCCTTAAATTTCCTGATTATGCAGAAAAAATAGAAAATACAAAAATAAAGACTAAGTTAAAAGAAGGAGTTATCTCTGGTGTAGGAAAGATGTTTGGGATGGAAGTTAGTATAGCTGCCATGGACTTTTCTTTCTTAGGTGGAAGTATGGGAACAGTTGTAGGGGAAAAAATAACCCGTGCAATTGAAAGAGGTATTGAAAGAAAGATACCTGTAATAGTAGTAGCTACTTCTGGAGGAGCTAGAATGCACGAGGGGATCTTATCACTTATGCAAATGGCAAAAACCTCAGCTGCCTTAGACAGACTTCGTGAAAATGGAATTCCATTTATATCTATCCCGGTAGATCCAACTACTGGAGGAGTAACTGCATCATTTGCAATGTTAGGAGATGTAATTATTAGTGAACCAAAAGCTCTTATAGGATTTGCAGGAGCTAGAGTTATAGAACAGACAATAAAACAAAAATTACCTGAAGGATTTCAATTAAGTGAATTCGTACAAGAATGTGGAATGGTTGATATCATTGCTAAGAGAGAAGACTTAAAGAAAACTGTACACAGGGTATTAGATAATTTATTTGGACTATAATTTGGGGGTTAATAATATGGAATTTGAAAAAAAATTAAAAGATATAGAGATAAAAATAGATGAATTAAAAGAATTTTCTAAAGAAAAAGAGATAGACCTATCTGCTGAGATAGAGAAATTAGAGGCAGAAAAAGAAATGATACTATCGGAAACTTATAAAAATCTGAGTTCATGGGAGAAAGTATCGGTAGCTAGACATCCAAAGAGACCATATACTTTAGATTATATAGGTCATATTGTAGAAGATTTCGAAGAACTCCATGGAGACAGATTGTTTAAAGACGATCCGGCTATTGTAGGAGGAATTGGAAAG is from Psychrilyobacter atlanticus DSM 19335 and encodes:
- the accD gene encoding acetyl-CoA carboxylase, carboxyltransferase subunit beta; translated protein: MGIFSINKKKYATLKIEKKKEDKKVEPKKVEPNITGSGLWVKCPGCNEIIYKKDIKKNEMRCPNCDNYFKMSGKQRIELLIDKDTFEEFDVDLFTKDPLKFPDYAEKIENTKIKTKLKEGVISGVGKMFGMEVSIAAMDFSFLGGSMGTVVGEKITRAIERGIERKIPVIVVATSGGARMHEGILSLMQMAKTSAALDRLRENGIPFISIPVDPTTGGVTASFAMLGDVIISEPKALIGFAGARVIEQTIKQKLPEGFQLSEFVQECGMVDIIAKREDLKKTVHRVLDNLFGL